One Bradyrhizobium zhanjiangense DNA segment encodes these proteins:
- a CDS encoding AGE family epimerase/isomerase: MADERIIAANEATDVVARLKRRMIEEALPLWSTVGWDHTTGGFIDRLHRDGTADAAAPRRVFVQARQIYCYAKAAQMGWYPEGRAIALKGLEHLLARAKAPDGRPGYVHRLTPEGAVLDARRDAYDHAFILFALATVYAFDQDAQVRAEIDALLAFLDGHLRSPHGGVHEGLPVSLPRRQNPHMHLFEAMIACFDATHDLSFQNRAGEFFALFLANLYDKRKCVLGEYFEEDWSKIEPISVEPGHQAEWVWLLKGFERITGCPTGQRRAELLATSLRYRDEATGCLIDVGDDAGNISRSTRRLWPQTEIAKAWIAQAESGEAGAADEARAALARLERHYLSHPVKGGWYDQFDRDGKSLIDTIPASSFYHVLCAVTEAEQVLG, encoded by the coding sequence ATGGCGGACGAAAGAATTATTGCGGCGAACGAGGCGACGGACGTCGTCGCGCGCCTGAAGCGCCGCATGATCGAGGAGGCGCTGCCGCTGTGGTCGACCGTCGGCTGGGATCACACCACGGGCGGTTTCATCGACCGGCTGCACCGCGACGGCACGGCGGACGCGGCGGCGCCGCGGCGCGTGTTCGTGCAGGCGCGCCAGATCTATTGCTACGCCAAGGCCGCGCAGATGGGCTGGTACCCCGAGGGGCGCGCCATCGCGCTGAAGGGGCTGGAGCATCTGCTGGCCAGAGCGAAGGCGCCGGACGGCCGGCCCGGCTATGTGCACCGGCTGACGCCGGAGGGGGCGGTGCTGGATGCCCGCCGCGATGCCTATGACCACGCCTTCATCCTGTTTGCGCTCGCGACGGTCTACGCGTTCGACCAGGATGCGCAGGTCCGCGCCGAGATCGACGCGCTGCTCGCCTTCCTCGACGGCCATCTGCGCTCGCCGCATGGTGGCGTCCACGAAGGCCTTCCGGTCTCGCTGCCGCGCCGGCAGAACCCGCACATGCATCTGTTCGAGGCGATGATCGCTTGCTTCGACGCCACCCACGATCTGTCGTTCCAGAATCGCGCCGGCGAGTTCTTTGCGCTGTTCCTCGCCAATCTCTATGACAAGCGGAAGTGCGTGCTCGGCGAGTATTTCGAGGAGGACTGGTCGAAGATCGAGCCGATCAGCGTCGAGCCGGGTCACCAGGCGGAATGGGTCTGGCTTCTGAAGGGTTTCGAACGCATCACGGGATGCCCGACCGGACAGCGGCGCGCCGAACTGCTGGCGACCTCGCTGCGCTACCGCGACGAGGCCACGGGCTGCCTGATCGACGTGGGCGATGACGCCGGCAACATCAGCCGCAGCACGCGTCGGCTGTGGCCGCAGACCGAGATCGCGAAGGCGTGGATCGCGCAAGCCGAGTCCGGCGAGGCGGGCGCGGCGGATGAGGCGCGCGCAGCGCTGGCGAGGCTCGAACGGCATTATCTCAGCCATCCCGTGAAGGGCGGCTGGTACGATCAGTTCGACCGCGACGGCAAATCGCTGATCGACACCATTCCTGCGTCGTCGTTCTATCATGTTCTCTGCGCAGTCACGGAAGCGGAACAGGTGCTGGGCTAG
- a CDS encoding ABC transporter ATP-binding protein: MSQTAEATRPNPSLVPAPPLLSVRNIEVVYDDVILVLRGLSLDVPNGAIVALLGANGAGKSTTLKAISGLLKTEDGEVTRGEILFEGDRINGIDPDKIVRRGIFQVMEGRRIVADMTSLENLRLGAFTRRDREVDADLDMVFNYFPRLKERTGLAGYLSGGEQQMLAIGRALMARPKMILMDEPSMGLSPLLVKEVFSIIQKINRDLGVTILLVEQNARAALSVASHGYIMEQGKVVLDGTADELRDNEDVKEFYLGGAGDQRKSFKNLKSFKRRKRWL; this comes from the coding sequence ATGAGCCAGACCGCCGAAGCAACGCGCCCCAACCCCAGCCTCGTGCCCGCCCCGCCCCTCCTCAGCGTGCGCAACATCGAGGTCGTCTATGACGACGTTATCCTGGTGCTGCGCGGGCTCAGCCTCGATGTGCCCAATGGCGCGATCGTGGCGCTGTTAGGCGCCAACGGCGCCGGGAAGTCGACGACGCTGAAGGCGATCTCGGGCCTACTCAAGACCGAGGACGGCGAGGTGACGCGTGGCGAGATCCTGTTCGAGGGCGACCGCATCAACGGCATCGATCCCGACAAGATCGTGCGCCGCGGCATCTTCCAGGTGATGGAGGGCCGGCGCATCGTCGCCGACATGACCTCGCTGGAGAACCTCAGGCTCGGCGCCTTCACGCGCAGGGATCGCGAGGTCGATGCCGACCTCGACATGGTCTTCAACTACTTCCCGCGCCTGAAGGAACGCACCGGCCTTGCCGGTTATCTCTCGGGCGGTGAGCAGCAGATGCTTGCGATCGGCCGCGCGCTGATGGCGCGTCCGAAGATGATCTTGATGGACGAGCCGTCCATGGGGCTGTCGCCGCTGCTGGTGAAGGAGGTGTTCTCGATCATCCAGAAGATCAACCGCGACCTCGGCGTCACCATCCTGCTGGTCGAGCAGAACGCGCGCGCCGCACTCTCGGTGGCGAGCCACGGCTACATCATGGAGCAAGGCAAGGTCGTGCTCGACGGCACCGCGGACGAATTGCGCGACAACGAGGACGTCAAGGAATTCTACCTCGGCGGCGCCGGCGACCAGCGCAAGAGCTTCAAGAACCTGAAGAGCTTCAAGCGGCGCAAGCGCTGGCTGTGA
- a CDS encoding ABC transporter substrate-binding protein, which produces MTMKSLLSTASLALAIAVFSASAQAQIALGHLADYSGGTSDVGTPYGQAVADTFAWVNKNGGVGGKQLNVDTNDYGYQVPRAIALYKKWSAPDSKVAAIMGWGTADTEALTGFLAQDKIPDMSGSYAAALTDPEGVSGKAKPAPYNFFYGPSYSDSLRAMLMWAAEDWKAKGKSGKPKFVHMGANHPYPNAPKAAGEAMAQELGFEVLPPLVFALAPGDYSAQCLSLKSSGANYAYLGNTAASNISVMKACKTAGVEVQFLGNVWGMDENAAKTAGDAANGVIFPLRTAVSWGGDAPGMKTLMEISKMSDPTGKVYRPVHYVAAVCSALYMKEALDWAAKNGGATGENVAKGFYQKKNWVPAGMDGVCNPSTWTDKDHRGTLKVDLYRTKVSGATDGDLNDLMAKGTIKLEKVKTVELPRKPELLGW; this is translated from the coding sequence ATGACGATGAAGTCCCTTTTGAGCACCGCATCACTCGCGCTTGCGATCGCCGTATTCTCGGCAAGCGCGCAGGCGCAGATCGCGCTCGGACATCTTGCCGATTATTCCGGCGGCACCTCCGACGTCGGCACGCCCTATGGACAGGCCGTCGCCGATACCTTCGCCTGGGTCAACAAGAACGGCGGCGTCGGTGGCAAGCAGCTCAACGTCGACACCAACGACTATGGCTATCAGGTGCCGCGGGCGATCGCGCTCTACAAGAAGTGGTCGGCGCCGGACTCGAAGGTCGCTGCGATCATGGGCTGGGGCACCGCGGACACCGAGGCACTGACCGGCTTCCTCGCGCAGGACAAGATTCCCGACATGTCCGGCTCCTATGCCGCCGCGCTGACCGATCCCGAAGGCGTCAGCGGCAAGGCCAAGCCCGCTCCTTACAATTTCTTCTATGGCCCGAGCTATTCGGATTCGCTGCGCGCGATGCTGATGTGGGCGGCCGAGGACTGGAAGGCCAAGGGCAAGTCCGGCAAGCCGAAATTCGTGCACATGGGCGCCAACCATCCCTATCCGAACGCGCCGAAGGCCGCCGGCGAAGCCATGGCACAGGAGCTCGGCTTCGAGGTGCTGCCGCCGCTGGTGTTCGCGCTCGCGCCGGGTGACTACAGCGCACAGTGCCTCAGCCTGAAATCTTCGGGCGCCAACTACGCCTATCTCGGCAACACCGCGGCCTCCAACATCTCGGTGATGAAGGCCTGCAAGACCGCGGGCGTCGAGGTCCAGTTCCTCGGCAATGTTTGGGGCATGGACGAGAACGCCGCCAAGACCGCGGGCGATGCTGCGAACGGCGTGATCTTCCCGCTGCGCACCGCTGTGAGCTGGGGCGGCGATGCGCCCGGCATGAAGACCCTGATGGAGATCTCCAAGATGTCCGATCCCACCGGCAAGGTCTATCGCCCCGTGCACTACGTCGCGGCCGTCTGCTCGGCGCTGTACATGAAAGAAGCGCTCGATTGGGCCGCCAAGAACGGCGGCGCCACCGGGGAGAACGTCGCCAAGGGTTTCTACCAGAAGAAGAACTGGGTGCCGGCCGGGATGGACGGCGTCTGCAATCCCTCGACCTGGACCGACAAGGACCACCGCGGCACGCTGAAGGTCGACCTCTATCGCACCAAGGTCTCAGGTGCGACCGACGGCGACCTCAACGACCTCATGGCCAAGGGCACGATCAAGCTCGAGAAGGTCAAGACCGTCGAACTGCCGCGCAAGCCGGAATTGCTGGGGTGGTGA
- a CDS encoding branched-chain amino acid ABC transporter permease: protein MAGPALIPAGDFRTTYAADTTIFPTTTSRNFAIAGVLLLCLAPQFFSGYWLSILIQIGIFSIAALGLNILVGFTGQISIGHAAFFLLGAFTSAYISNNAPIPVFFAIPLAGIVTALVGLIFGIPAARLKGLYLVIATLAAQYILLDFFSRAEWFSGGSVPASAEPFSILGYTLRGDRQYFYVVLAYVLASYILVTNLMRTRDGRALVAIRDHYLSAEIMGINLTKYRTLSFGLAAFFAGIAGALYAHYQLVVSQEGFGIERSILFLAMIIIGGTGSIMGTLMGTAFVVLLPESMEFLSLHLKGGAIDKALSLNTNITFLREIAIGVIIIAFLMFEPDGLAHRWRQIKAYWKLYPFSH, encoded by the coding sequence ATGGCCGGCCCTGCCCTCATCCCTGCTGGTGATTTCCGCACCACTTATGCCGCGGACACCACGATCTTCCCGACCACGACCAGCCGCAATTTTGCGATCGCCGGCGTGCTGCTGCTGTGCCTCGCACCGCAATTCTTCAGCGGCTACTGGCTCAGCATTTTGATCCAGATCGGCATCTTCTCGATCGCGGCGTTGGGCCTCAATATCCTGGTCGGCTTCACCGGCCAGATCTCGATCGGCCACGCCGCGTTCTTCCTGCTCGGCGCCTTCACCTCGGCCTATATCTCCAACAACGCGCCGATTCCGGTGTTCTTCGCAATCCCGCTCGCCGGCATCGTCACCGCGCTGGTCGGGCTGATCTTCGGCATTCCGGCGGCGCGGCTGAAGGGGCTCTATCTCGTCATCGCGACGCTGGCCGCGCAATACATCCTGCTCGACTTCTTCTCGCGCGCCGAATGGTTCTCGGGCGGATCGGTGCCGGCGAGCGCCGAGCCGTTCTCGATTCTGGGCTACACGCTACGCGGCGACAGGCAGTATTTCTACGTCGTGCTGGCCTATGTGCTGGCGAGCTACATCCTCGTCACCAATCTGATGCGCACGCGGGACGGCCGCGCGCTGGTGGCGATCCGCGACCATTATCTCTCCGCGGAGATCATGGGCATCAACCTCACCAAGTACCGCACGCTATCGTTCGGCCTCGCCGCGTTCTTCGCCGGCATCGCCGGTGCGCTCTATGCGCATTACCAGCTCGTGGTCTCCCAGGAAGGTTTCGGCATCGAGCGCTCGATCCTGTTCCTGGCCATGATCATTATCGGCGGCACCGGCTCGATCATGGGCACGCTGATGGGAACCGCCTTCGTGGTGCTGTTGCCGGAATCGATGGAATTCCTCAGCCTACATTTGAAGGGCGGCGCGATCGACAAGGCGCTCTCGCTCAACACCAACATCACCTTCCTGCGCGAGATCGCGATCGGGGTGATCATCATCGCGTTCCTGATGTTCGAGCCCGATGGGCTCGCGCATCGCTGGCGGCAGATCAAGGCTTATTGGAAACTCTACCCGTTCTCGCATTGA
- a CDS encoding branched-chain amino acid ABC transporter permease — protein MNTAFLFQLLVNGLVVGTLYGVVAMSFVLIYKATQVVNFAQGELLLVGAWVCWALLAKYQVPFWIGMPITLVFMFVFGIAVQVLILRPMIGEPIISVIMVTIGLSTVLQATLKWMFGVNPQPFPRVFESQSVSLFGLQIQTVYVMSLVVSVAMMIGMAWFFRASKYGLAMRATAFNQQVAQSLGISVKSVFAMAWAISATVSAVAGVVVAVVNGVSSGLAAYGIKVFPAAILGGLDSVGGAVLGGIIIGLLENVAQYVDSEYLHWGNLYEIAPFYVLIIVLMIKPYGLFGTHDIERI, from the coding sequence ATGAACACCGCCTTCCTCTTCCAGCTCCTCGTCAACGGCCTCGTAGTCGGTACGCTCTACGGTGTGGTCGCGATGTCGTTCGTGCTGATCTACAAGGCGACGCAGGTCGTCAATTTTGCGCAAGGCGAGCTGCTGCTGGTCGGCGCATGGGTATGCTGGGCGCTGCTGGCAAAATACCAGGTGCCGTTCTGGATCGGCATGCCGATCACGCTGGTGTTCATGTTCGTGTTCGGTATCGCGGTCCAGGTCTTGATCCTGCGGCCGATGATCGGCGAGCCCATCATCTCGGTCATCATGGTGACGATCGGCCTCTCCACCGTGCTCCAGGCGACGCTGAAATGGATGTTCGGCGTCAATCCGCAGCCGTTCCCGCGCGTGTTCGAGAGCCAATCGGTCAGCCTGTTCGGCCTCCAAATCCAGACCGTCTACGTCATGAGCCTCGTGGTGTCGGTCGCGATGATGATCGGCATGGCATGGTTCTTCCGCGCCTCCAAATATGGCCTTGCGATGCGGGCCACCGCATTCAACCAGCAGGTCGCGCAGTCGCTCGGCATTTCTGTGAAAAGCGTGTTCGCGATGGCCTGGGCAATCTCGGCGACGGTGTCGGCCGTCGCCGGCGTCGTCGTTGCAGTCGTGAACGGCGTATCCTCGGGCCTTGCGGCCTACGGCATAAAAGTGTTTCCGGCGGCGATCCTCGGCGGGCTCGATTCCGTCGGCGGCGCCGTGCTCGGCGGCATCATCATCGGGCTACTCGAAAACGTCGCGCAATATGTCGACAGCGAGTACCTGCACTGGGGCAACCTCTACGAGATCGCGCCGTTCTACGTCCTCATCATCGTGCTGATGATCAAGCCCTACGGCCTGTTCGGCACCCACGACATCGAGCGGATCTAA
- a CDS encoding long-chain fatty acid--CoA ligase produces MMDYAGRVAQADTYPKMLRLNAKEHGNEIALREKDLGLWRLFTWNDYQTRVRDFALGLVELGLGRGDVIGIIGDNRPDWVAAEIATHAVGGLSLGLYRDVLDEEAAYLLTYGEAQLVFAEDEEQVDKLLALAERVPKLKHIIYSDPRGMRKYDDPRLMSAEKFAELGRTRAAREPELYDRLVDATNGEDVAILCTTSGTTSHPKLAMLAAGRVLGHCATYLAFDPKGPDDEYVSVLPLPWIMEQVYVLGKGLLCRMKINFVEEPDTMMNDLREIAPTFVLFAPRVWESIAADVRAKVMDATPLKQRLFDVGMKSGLAALAQGKRSGFADAILFRALRDRLGFTRLRSAATGGAALGPDTFKFFQAMGVPLRTLYGQTELLGAYTLHPEGKVDPDTTGVPMADSVEIRIDNADVHGVGEIVVRHPNMFLGYYKNPEASVADIKDGWMCSGDAGYFNDNGQLVVIDRIKDLAETSRGERFSPQFIENKLKFSPYIAEAVVLGAGRDALAAMICIRYSIISKWAEKNRLSFTTYSDLASRPEVYALLQKEVETVNATLPPAQRISRFLLLYKELDADDGELTRTRKVRRGVINEKYAGIIDAIYRGDADIPVDTVIRFQDGTTQRVRTTLRVVDLGGHGHMAEAAE; encoded by the coding sequence ATGATGGATTATGCAGGACGCGTCGCGCAGGCCGACACCTATCCCAAGATGCTCCGGCTCAACGCGAAGGAGCATGGCAACGAGATCGCGCTGCGCGAGAAGGATCTCGGGCTCTGGCGCCTGTTCACCTGGAACGATTACCAGACGCGGGTGCGCGACTTCGCGCTCGGGCTCGTCGAGCTCGGCCTCGGCCGCGGCGACGTCATCGGCATCATCGGCGACAACCGGCCGGACTGGGTCGCGGCTGAAATCGCGACCCATGCCGTTGGCGGGCTGAGCCTCGGGCTCTATCGCGACGTGCTGGACGAGGAAGCCGCCTATCTCCTGACCTATGGCGAGGCACAGCTCGTCTTCGCCGAGGACGAGGAGCAGGTCGACAAGCTGCTCGCGCTTGCCGAGCGCGTGCCGAAGCTGAAGCACATCATCTATTCCGATCCGCGCGGCATGCGGAAATATGACGATCCTCGGCTGATGTCGGCGGAAAAATTCGCCGAGCTCGGCCGCACGCGCGCCGCTCGGGAGCCAGAGCTTTACGACCGGCTCGTGGATGCGACCAACGGTGAGGACGTCGCGATCCTCTGCACGACGTCGGGCACCACCTCGCACCCGAAGCTCGCGATGCTCGCCGCCGGCCGCGTGCTCGGCCATTGCGCGACCTATCTCGCCTTCGATCCGAAGGGACCTGACGACGAGTACGTCTCGGTGCTGCCGCTGCCCTGGATCATGGAACAGGTTTACGTGCTTGGCAAAGGCCTGTTGTGCCGGATGAAAATCAACTTTGTCGAAGAGCCCGACACCATGATGAACGATCTGCGCGAGATCGCGCCGACGTTCGTGCTGTTCGCGCCGCGCGTCTGGGAATCGATCGCCGCCGATGTCCGCGCCAAAGTGATGGACGCAACGCCGTTGAAGCAGCGTCTGTTCGACGTCGGAATGAAATCGGGTCTCGCCGCACTCGCGCAGGGTAAGCGCTCGGGTTTTGCCGATGCGATCCTGTTCCGCGCGCTGCGCGACCGGCTCGGTTTCACCCGCCTGCGCTCAGCCGCGACCGGCGGCGCGGCGCTCGGCCCTGATACATTCAAGTTCTTCCAGGCGATGGGCGTGCCGCTGCGCACGCTCTACGGCCAGACTGAGCTGCTAGGGGCCTATACGCTGCATCCCGAGGGCAAGGTCGATCCTGACACGACAGGCGTACCGATGGCCGACAGCGTCGAGATCCGGATCGACAATGCCGACGTGCACGGCGTCGGCGAGATCGTGGTGCGGCACCCCAACATGTTCCTCGGCTATTACAAGAACCCCGAGGCCAGCGTCGCCGACATCAAGGACGGCTGGATGTGTTCCGGCGATGCCGGCTATTTCAATGACAACGGTCAGCTCGTCGTCATCGACCGCATCAAGGATCTCGCCGAGACCTCGCGCGGCGAGCGCTTCTCGCCGCAGTTCATCGAGAACAAGCTGAAGTTCTCGCCCTATATCGCGGAGGCCGTGGTGCTGGGCGCCGGCCGCGACGCGCTCGCCGCCATGATCTGCATCCGCTACTCCATCATCTCGAAATGGGCGGAGAAGAACCGACTCTCGTTCACGACCTACAGCGACCTCGCCTCGCGGCCTGAGGTCTACGCGCTGCTTCAGAAGGAGGTCGAGACCGTCAACGCCACGCTGCCGCCGGCGCAGCGCATCTCACGCTTCCTGCTGCTCTACAAGGAGCTGGATGCCGATGACGGCGAGCTCACCCGCACCCGCAAGGTGCGCCGCGGGGTCATCAACGAGAAATACGCAGGGATCATCGACGCCATCTACCGCGGCGATGCCGACATCCCCGTCGACACCGTGATCCGCTTCCAGGACGGCACCACGCAGCGCGTCCGCACGACACTACGCGTGGTGGATTTGGGCGGGCATGGGCACATGGCGGAGGCTGCGGAGTGA
- a CDS encoding ABC transporter ATP-binding protein, with protein sequence MKSATECAITGRDLFVASLEVRGVSLRFGGVRALTDVSFAIREGELFSIIGPNGAGKTSIVNCISGRYKPTEGQLFYQGRDITGLTPTARASLGIGRTFQNLALFHHMSVLDNIMVGRHHLLKNNFLTGSLYWLTGARKEELEHRRKVEEIIDFLDLQSVRKATAGTLSYGLRKRVELARAMALEPRLILLDEPMAGMNFEEKEDMARYIVDLNEEFGMTVVMIEHDMGVVMDISHRVMVLDFGKKIAEGDPAAVLADPHVKRAYLGEEDEVLVDPDDATPAQESAA encoded by the coding sequence ATGAAGAGCGCCACTGAATGCGCCATCACCGGGAGGGATTTGTTTGTGGCTAGTCTCGAAGTGCGCGGCGTGTCCTTGCGATTCGGTGGCGTCCGTGCGCTGACCGATGTCAGCTTCGCCATCAGGGAAGGCGAGCTGTTCTCGATCATCGGCCCCAACGGCGCCGGCAAGACCTCGATCGTGAATTGTATTTCCGGTCGCTACAAGCCGACTGAAGGCCAGCTCTTCTACCAGGGCCGCGACATTACCGGTTTGACGCCGACTGCCCGCGCCTCGCTCGGCATCGGCCGCACCTTCCAGAATCTGGCGCTGTTCCACCATATGAGCGTGCTCGACAACATCATGGTCGGCCGCCATCACCTGCTGAAGAACAATTTCCTCACGGGTTCGCTGTACTGGCTCACCGGCGCGCGCAAGGAGGAGCTCGAGCACCGGCGCAAGGTCGAGGAGATCATCGACTTCCTCGATCTCCAATCGGTGCGAAAAGCCACCGCCGGCACCCTCTCCTACGGCCTGCGCAAGCGCGTGGAGCTCGCCCGCGCCATGGCGCTGGAGCCGCGCCTCATCCTCCTCGACGAGCCCATGGCCGGCATGAACTTCGAGGAGAAGGAAGACATGGCCCGCTACATCGTCGATCTCAACGAGGAGTTCGGGATGACGGTGGTGATGATCGAGCACGATATGGGCGTGGTGATGGACATCTCCCACCGCGTCATGGTGCTGGATTTCGGCAAGAAGATCGCCGAAGGCGATCCCGCGGCGGTCCTCGCCGATCCCCACGTCAAGCGCGCCTACCTTGGCGAAGAAGACGAGGTGCTGGTCGATCCGGACGACGCCACGCCGGCGCAGGAGAGCGCGGCATGA
- a CDS encoding Crp/Fnr family transcriptional regulator, with amino-acid sequence MISEDHLKRIAAWSRELTEAEIEVARAGVSERSYGTGETVFMRGDTFDYWAGMVFGLARMGGVSRDGKETSLAGLTAGAWFGEGSVLKNEPRRYDVVALRDSRVALMERSAFMWLFENSVGFNRFLVRQLNERLGQFIGMLEVNRTLDATARLARSIASLFNPILYPESTAHLEITQEEIGALSGMSRQNANRALNRLEKEGLLRLEYGGVTILAIERLRSYGD; translated from the coding sequence ATGATTTCAGAGGATCATCTGAAGCGCATCGCCGCCTGGTCGCGCGAACTCACGGAGGCCGAGATCGAGGTCGCACGCGCCGGAGTCAGTGAGCGGTCCTACGGCACCGGCGAGACCGTGTTCATGCGCGGCGATACCTTCGACTATTGGGCCGGCATGGTCTTTGGCCTCGCCCGGATGGGCGGCGTGTCGCGCGACGGCAAGGAGACCAGTCTTGCCGGGCTGACGGCAGGCGCCTGGTTCGGCGAAGGCAGCGTGCTCAAGAACGAGCCGCGACGCTATGACGTGGTCGCGCTGCGCGACAGCCGGGTCGCGCTGATGGAACGCAGCGCCTTCATGTGGCTGTTCGAGAACAGCGTCGGCTTCAACCGCTTCCTGGTCCGCCAGCTCAACGAGCGGCTTGGCCAGTTCATCGGCATGCTCGAGGTCAACCGCACGCTTGACGCCACCGCCCGCCTTGCCCGCAGCATTGCCTCGCTGTTCAACCCGATCCTCTATCCCGAATCGACCGCGCATCTGGAGATCACCCAGGAGGAGATCGGCGCGCTCTCCGGCATGTCCCGCCAAAACGCCAACCGCGCGCTGAACCGGCTGGAGAAAGAGGGGCTGCTGCGGCTGGAATATGGCGGCGTCACCATCCTCGCTATCGAGCGGCTGCGCAGCTACGGGGATTAG
- a CDS encoding MFS transporter: MSTSARPSALAPFRIRNYRFQWPSDLLTSWAFEVETLVLGWYILVETGSVLLLTVLASLQFVGTLVAPVFGMIGDRMGHRDLLVAMRLAYTALSSTIMVLALTGHLSPLSVMIIVAIMGLIRPSDLGVRGALLAEIMPAEQLVGAISVARTTQDSARIAGALTGAGLFAVLGIGLVYVAIACLYLVAALLMLCLTRPKRTLITSDLPANSHAVSRLFGDLKEGIVYAWNGPGMRAALCVAFLANLTAFPFTGGLLPYIAREIFQTDQTGLGYLSASFAVGSLTGSITLSLVSGLRIARLLIGATLAWYAMLLVFVEIRTMPVAMACLVLAGIAQSMSMISAAVILMRTASAHLRGRVMGVRMMVIYGLPLGLLAAGSLIDVIGYSATGSLYAAAGIIAMLAIAIRWRADLWPVHAPANAR, encoded by the coding sequence TTGAGCACATCCGCACGACCTTCCGCGCTCGCGCCATTCCGCATCCGCAACTATCGCTTCCAGTGGCCGTCCGACCTGCTCACCTCCTGGGCGTTCGAGGTCGAGACGCTGGTGCTCGGCTGGTACATCCTGGTCGAGACCGGCTCGGTGCTGCTGCTCACCGTGCTTGCATCACTCCAGTTCGTCGGGACACTGGTCGCGCCGGTATTCGGTATGATCGGCGACCGCATGGGTCATCGCGACCTGCTGGTCGCGATGCGTCTTGCCTACACGGCGCTATCGTCGACCATCATGGTTCTGGCGTTGACCGGTCATTTGTCGCCGCTGAGCGTCATGATCATCGTCGCGATCATGGGCCTGATTCGCCCCTCCGACCTCGGCGTCCGGGGGGCGCTGCTTGCCGAGATCATGCCGGCGGAGCAACTGGTCGGCGCCATCAGCGTTGCGCGCACCACCCAGGACAGCGCCCGCATCGCCGGAGCATTGACGGGCGCCGGACTGTTCGCCGTCCTCGGCATTGGCCTCGTATATGTGGCGATCGCCTGTCTCTACCTCGTGGCTGCGCTGCTCATGCTCTGCCTGACCCGGCCGAAAAGGACCCTCATCACGAGCGATCTCCCGGCCAACAGTCACGCCGTTTCCCGACTATTTGGCGACCTCAAGGAGGGGATCGTCTACGCCTGGAACGGCCCGGGAATGCGCGCGGCGCTGTGCGTCGCCTTCCTGGCCAATCTCACCGCATTTCCTTTCACCGGAGGATTGCTGCCCTACATCGCGCGGGAGATATTTCAGACCGACCAGACCGGCCTCGGCTATCTCTCGGCGAGCTTCGCCGTCGGCTCGCTGACCGGCTCCATCACGCTGAGCCTCGTCAGCGGATTGCGCATTGCCCGGCTCCTGATCGGCGCGACGCTGGCCTGGTACGCCATGCTGCTGGTGTTCGTCGAGATCAGGACCATGCCGGTGGCGATGGCCTGCCTCGTCCTCGCCGGTATTGCGCAGAGCATGTCGATGATCTCGGCAGCCGTGATCCTGATGCGGACGGCCAGCGCACATCTGCGCGGTCGCGTCATGGGCGTCCGCATGATGGTGATCTACGGCCTGCCACTCGGACTGCTCGCGGCCGGCAGCCTGATCGATGTCATCGGCTACTCCGCGACGGGATCGCTTTATGCCGCCGCAGGCATCATCGCGATGCTGGCGATCGCGATCCGCTGGCGCGCCGACCTCTGGCCGGTGCACGCCCCCGCCAACGCGCGCTAA